GTCTGGATCATCGGCTTCATGGCCTATATGGCTGCGCTGGCCATGGTCGGCGCCTTCATGATCGGCAACGCGATCGAGGCATGGCGCGCGACGGTCGACGACATGGTCACCGTGGTAGTACCCGCCCCGCCCACCGATGCCCGCGACCCGCAGCGGCTGATCGATTCGGTGCTCGCCGTCGCCGGCGTCGGCACCGTCCGCGCCCTGCCGGATTGGGAACTGCGCACCCTGCTCGACCCCTGGCTGCCGCAGGAGGCGCGCGACGGGCTGCCGCTGCCGCTGGTACTGGAGGTGGTGCTCGGCGACGCCTCGCTCGACGCGGTCACCGCCGCCATCCGACGCGTCGAGCCCGGCGCCGACGTCGTGGCGCACCGGCAGCCGATGGCCGACCTCGTCCGCATGGGCAGTTCGATCCAGGCGGTGGGCGCGCTGATCGTCGTGCTGGTGCTGGCCGCAGCCTGCGGTACCGTCGTGTTCACCACCCGCGCCAGCCTGGTGATCCACCACCGCATGATCGATCTGGTCCACATGATGGGTGCGACCGACCACCACCTCGCCCGCCCGTTCAGCGAGCGCGCGATGCGTCTCGGCCTGCTCGGCGGCCTGCTCGGCGTCGCCGGCGCGGTGATCACTTTGGTGCTGGTCATCGGCGTGGTAGACACCGACGTGATCGGCCTGTCGCGCGCAGCCATGACCGGCTGGCAGTGGCTGGCGGTCGGCGCCGTGCCCCTGGTGTTCGCGATGATCCCGATGCTGACCGCGCATGTGACGGTCCTGCGCACCCTGTCGAGGCTGCCTTGAGCGCCGCAGGCGCCGCGGCCTGGGTCACGCCCCTGCATCGGGCCAGGGCGGTGGCGTTCTACCTGCTCGCCGCCGTGTGGACGGTCCTGCTGGGCATCCCCTACACCGCGCTGTTCCTGTTCCCGCGACGGGTGATGCAGAACTGCGGCGCCTTCTACAGCCGCGGCCTGCTGGTGCTGCTGCGCCTGACCACCGGCATCCGGCACGAGGTGCGCGGCCTCGACCGCCTGCCCCCGCCCCCCTACATCCTGGCGGCGAAGCACCAGTCGGCCTGGGAAACGCTGGCCCTGCCGACCATCCTGCGCCGGCCGGCGATCGTGCTGAAGCGCTCGCTGTACCGGATTCCCGTGTTCGGATGGTATCTGAAGGCATCCGGGCAGATCGGCATCGACCGCAACGCCGGCGCATCGGCCTTGCGCCAGATGATCGCCGATGCGCGCCGCGCCGCCGCGGAAGGCCGGCCGATCGTGATCTTTCCGGAAGGCACGCGCACCGCGCCAGGCGAGGCGCGCGCGTTCCACGTCGGCATCTCCGCGCTCTACGACAAGCTTCGCCTGCCGGTGGTGCCGGTCGCGCTCAACTCGGGGCTGTACTGGCCGCGCGAGAGCAGCGCCAAGCACCCCGGGCGCATCGTCATCGAGTTCCTGCCGGCCCTGCCGGCGGACCTGGCGCGCAAGGCGCTGATGGTCCGTCTGCACGAAGCCATCAACGTCGCCAGCGACCGCCTGGTTGCCGAAGCGCTGGCGGCGAACCCGCAATTGGCGCCGGGCACCGCGGAAATCGACTCGGAAGATTGACGGCGCCAGCGCTCGTCCCGCCTGTGGATAACTTGGTGGAGCGTCGTCCGGGCGCGGCACCGCCCGGACGCCGAAAACTCCAGGCCGTCCGGGCTTTTCCGCGCGCCGCGGACAGACGGGCCAAAACACATCGCAACGTTGGTCTTCGAATTTTTATCGCGTTAAATCAAACTCTTATCAGCTACCTGTGAATGTGGCTCCTGCAGATGAATGGGTATGTGACTGTTCTGCGACAAACCGGTTCGGCGGCGACAGGTCCGGCCAACCGCCGCTTCGTGGACCGGTGCACAACTTCAGTCGCCGGCCGCGCCTTCGCCGCGGGCAAGCTGTGCCGCCAGCCGTCGCAATTGCCTGGATGAGAGGCCCATCTGCTCGAGGTGCTGCACCGTGTTGAGCAGATAGTCGCGGCAGCGGCCGCGCGACCCCTCGCCGCGCCGGATCAGCCGTACCAGCTCGCCGATCGGCAACCTGCCGGCATATTGCGCATGGGCGCGGTCGACCACGAAGGTCAGCGCGTCGATGCGCCGGTGCGCGCTGTCGACCAGCCTGACACCCACCTCGCGCGGGCAGTAGACCCGGGTGAACATCTCGCGCTCCCAGAGATAGGCGCGGACCGCCGCGGCATCGTCGTCCGCGACGCGATAGGCGACGCCGCAGCAGGAACCGCCCCGGTCGAGCCCGAGCACCAGGCCGGGCGCTTCCGGCGTACCGCGGTAGCGCACCGAATAAACGCAGAACGACCGGTGATAGCCGCGCAGCACGGCGCGGTGCCGCTCCGCATGCGGGAAGCCCGGATCCCACATCAGCGAGCCGTAGGCGAACAGCCAGAAGCCCGGCCGCTCGGAACCGGTGGACAGAAAGCCCGCGCTGCTATCGTTCGCCTGAGACTCCATGACCGCTGCATCGTTGCGGGCCGGCGCCGCTTGCCCGGCGCGGGTCCAGTTGCTAAGCCACTGGCGAACGGACCGCAAGGTCGCCAGCCGATCGAGGATCGCCGCGGGTGCGCAAACGGATATATGGGATCGGCGTTCCCACGTTGCTGGTCGCCGGCTATGTGGGCTACTGGCACTATCTGGAAAGCGAGCTGCAGCGCTTCATCGACGAGTGGATCGCCGACCAGCGGGAGGCCGGCGTCCAGGTCACCCACGGCACCATCACGACCGGCGGCTTTCCGCTGGAAGTCTACGCCGACATCCCCGCGCCGGCGCTGACCGCCACCACCGGCGCGCAGACGGTGAGCTGGCAGGGCGAGACGCTGCGCATCTCGTTCGTGCCGTGGGACTTCCTGACCTACCGGTTCGACAGCCCCGGCGAGCACCTGGTCGCCGTGATCGAGAACGACGGCTTCGCCAAATGGGCGCTGAACGCCCAGCGGGCCGGCGGCAGCTGGGCGATCGACACCAGCGGCGGCGCGGAACTGAAACTCGACATCGCCGATGTCGCCGTCACCGACGCGCTGGCCCAGAATTTCAGCCTCGGCGCCCTCGACGGCACGGTGACCATCGCGCCGGAGGGCGCGCCCGCCGACCAGGCGAAGCTGACCGCGACCGTCGCTGTGAGCGACCTCGTGCTGCCGGAGGCGATTGCGGCGCCGTTCGACCCGCGGATCGCGACATTCACCACCGATGTCACGCTGCAGACGCCGGTGCTGCCGCCGAGCCTGCCGGTGCTGTTCCTTGTGCTGCGCGATTACGACGGGCGGGTCGTGCTGCGCAACACCCGCCTGGCCTGGGGCGAGCTCGACATATCGACCGAAGGCGAGCTGCGCGTGGACGCCGCGAACTACCCTGCCGGGCGTTTCCCCACCCGGGTGACCGGCTATGCCGAGACTATCCGTCGCCTGCAGGACGCCGGCCTGCTCGGCGAACTGGAGGCGGTTGGCCTTGCCGCGGTTGCCGGTGCGATGGCCCAGAATGAGGATGGCGGACGGCCCACGGTTTCCCTCGTCGTCGAACTGATCGACGGACTGGTCAAGGTGCAGGACATCGCCGTGATGCAGATGGCGCCGCTTCCGGTTCCGGGCGCGCAGAGCTGAGCGACGGCCGTTCGCCGCCATGGCCTATCTGGACTGGATCGCCCACTGCAACAGCTGCGACCTGACGGCGTTCTGGCCGTTCCGCTGCGCCGGCCGGCACCTCGGCTGGGTGCACGGCGCCCAGCTGGCGTCGCTCGCGCAGCACACCGACGTTTTCGTGATCGACGGCGACGGCGTGCGGATCGCCCCGGACCTCGACACGCCGGCGGCGCGCACCGACGCGCTGGCCGCCGTCACCGACGGCTGGATCGCCGACGGCCTGCTGCCCGGCTGGCGCGGCGAGCGCTACCGGGCCGCCGCCAGCCTGGACGAGACGCCGCTGTTCGCGATCGAGCGGTCGGCCGCGCCGCTGCTCGGCCTGCGCGCCTGGGGGGTGCACGTGAACGGCTTCGTCCGCGATCGCGACACGCTGTCGATGTGGGTGGCCCAACGGGCCAAGGACCGCCCGGTGGCACCGGGCAAGTGGGACCACATCATCGCCGGCGGCCTGCCGGCCGACCTCGGGCCGCGCGCCAACCTGATCAAGGAAGCCGGCGAGGAAGCCGGACTGAGCGCCGCCATCGCGGCCACCGCGCGGCCGACCGGCCACGTCTCCTACCGCTTCGTCGACCGCTGCAACCGGCTACGGCCCGATACCCTGCTCACCTACGACCTGGAGCTGCCGCCCGGCCTGGAGCCGCGCAACACCGACGGCGAGGTGGATCATTTCGAACTGTGGCCAATCGCGCGCGTCGCCGAGACGGTACGCGACACCGCCGCGTTCAAGACGAACTGCAACCTGGTTATCATCGATTTCCTGGTGCGCCACGGGGTGCTGGCCCCCGGCGACAC
This is a stretch of genomic DNA from Alphaproteobacteria bacterium. It encodes these proteins:
- a CDS encoding lysophospholipid acyltransferase family protein; translation: MSAAGAAAWVTPLHRARAVAFYLLAAVWTVLLGIPYTALFLFPRRVMQNCGAFYSRGLLVLLRLTTGIRHEVRGLDRLPPPPYILAAKHQSAWETLALPTILRRPAIVLKRSLYRIPVFGWYLKASGQIGIDRNAGASALRQMIADARRAAAEGRPIVIFPEGTRTAPGEARAFHVGISALYDKLRLPVVPVALNSGLYWPRESSAKHPGRIVIEFLPALPADLARKALMVRLHEAINVASDRLVAEALAANPQLAPGTAEIDSED
- a CDS encoding DUF2125 domain-containing protein; translated protein: MRKRIYGIGVPTLLVAGYVGYWHYLESELQRFIDEWIADQREAGVQVTHGTITTGGFPLEVYADIPAPALTATTGAQTVSWQGETLRISFVPWDFLTYRFDSPGEHLVAVIENDGFAKWALNAQRAGGSWAIDTSGGAELKLDIADVAVTDALAQNFSLGALDGTVTIAPEGAPADQAKLTATVAVSDLVLPEAIAAPFDPRIATFTTDVTLQTPVLPPSLPVLFLVLRDYDGRVVLRNTRLAWGELDISTEGELRVDAANYPAGRFPTRVTGYAETIRRLQDAGLLGELEAVGLAAVAGAMAQNEDGGRPTVSLVVELIDGLVKVQDIAVMQMAPLPVPGAQS
- a CDS encoding gamma-glutamylcyclotransferase, with protein sequence MESQANDSSAGFLSTGSERPGFWLFAYGSLMWDPGFPHAERHRAVLRGYHRSFCVYSVRYRGTPEAPGLVLGLDRGGSCCGVAYRVADDDAAAVRAYLWEREMFTRVYCPREVGVRLVDSAHRRIDALTFVVDRAHAQYAGRLPIGELVRLIRRGEGSRGRCRDYLLNTVQHLEQMGLSSRQLRRLAAQLARGEGAAGD
- a CDS encoding DUF4743 domain-containing protein gives rise to the protein MAYLDWIAHCNSCDLTAFWPFRCAGRHLGWVHGAQLASLAQHTDVFVIDGDGVRIAPDLDTPAARTDALAAVTDGWIADGLLPGWRGERYRAAASLDETPLFAIERSAAPLLGLRAWGVHVNGFVRDRDTLSMWVAQRAKDRPVAPGKWDHIIAGGLPADLGPRANLIKEAGEEAGLSAAIAATARPTGHVSYRFVDRCNRLRPDTLLTYDLELPPGLEPRNTDGEVDHFELWPIARVAETVRDTAAFKTNCNLVIIDFLVRHGVLAPGDTPGYEAIVSGLRQPFPALPQDRQPAVDP